A genomic window from Streptomyces sp. WMMC940 includes:
- a CDS encoding transposase yields MAEKRRKFDPEFREGAVRIVTETGKTIAEVAEDLGINETTLASWVSRARRAGIAPAGGSDELERLRREVAQLKREKKELVMERDVLKRCMVLWVK; encoded by the coding sequence ATGGCGGAGAAGCGACGGAAGTTCGATCCGGAGTTCCGTGAGGGGGCCGTACGGATCGTGACGGAGACCGGCAAGACGATCGCCGAGGTCGCCGAAGACCTGGGGATCAACGAGACCACTCTGGCGAGTTGGGTCTCCCGCGCCCGTCGGGCAGGGATCGCACCGGCCGGCGGGAGTGACGAGCTGGAGCGTCTGCGGCGTGAGGTCGCCCAGCTCAAGCGGGAGAAGAAGGAACTGGTCATGGAGCGTGATGTCCTCAAACGCTGCATGGTCCTGTGGGTGAAGTAG
- a CDS encoding diadenosine tetraphosphate hydrolase yields the protein MTGDWRRDRIGTALRGENPTVLRRLTSGFAVIGDVQFLPGYSVLLVDEPDVQRLSDLPRAKRLSFLSDMDQLGESVERVCRRLDPAFRRVNLEILGNTDPFLHAHVWPRFEWEPTDVVGAPVWLYPRERWSDERFRLGPQHDVLRDAISGELDQLRSAA from the coding sequence ATGACTGGTGACTGGCGGAGGGACCGGATCGGGACTGCACTGAGGGGTGAGAACCCGACTGTGCTGCGACGGCTGACGTCGGGGTTCGCGGTGATCGGGGACGTGCAGTTCCTGCCTGGCTACTCGGTCCTGCTCGTGGACGAGCCGGATGTGCAGCGGCTGTCGGACCTGCCGAGGGCGAAGCGGCTGTCGTTCCTGTCCGACATGGACCAGCTCGGCGAATCGGTCGAGCGTGTCTGTCGGCGGCTGGACCCGGCTTTCCGGCGGGTCAACCTGGAGATCCTGGGGAACACGGACCCGTTCTTGCATGCGCATGTCTGGCCGCGGTTCGAGTGGGAGCCGACCGATGTGGTGGGTGCTCCGGTGTGGCTCTATCCGCGTGAGCGGTGGAGCGACGAGCGGTTCAGGCTCGGTCCGCAGCATGACGTGCTGCGGGATGCGATCAGCGGCGAACTGGACCAACTGCGCTCGGCAGCCTGA
- a CDS encoding IS3 family transposase has protein sequence MGEVAVADPASVVGVISDFRTEHGISHRVSCRALGVSEAWFYKHRTRRPTRRELRRQRLIEAVKEEFDDSGGTYGSPKIWIRLVRQGWRVSVNTVAKIMSEFGLVARKVRRRRGLTRPGKRLAAPDFVRRDFTAEAPDLVWCGDMTEIDAGEGKLYLATVIDLFSRRLLGYAMGARHDADLVVAALHMAAATRGGDVRGVIFHSDRGSEYGSRKFRRACRKLGVTQSMGRVGSCFDNAVSEAFNSVLKVEYVHRRTFATRTEARIRIATWITDFYNARRLHSVCGWKSPIDYEHDYWAGFTGELAA, from the coding sequence GTGGGTGAAGTAGCCGTGGCGGACCCGGCGTCCGTCGTCGGGGTGATCAGCGACTTCAGGACCGAGCACGGCATTTCGCACCGTGTCTCCTGCCGCGCTCTGGGCGTGAGCGAGGCATGGTTCTACAAGCACCGCACCCGTCGGCCCACCCGGCGTGAGCTGCGCAGACAGCGTCTGATCGAAGCGGTGAAGGAGGAGTTCGACGACTCCGGCGGCACCTACGGCTCGCCGAAGATCTGGATCAGGCTGGTGAGGCAGGGCTGGCGGGTCTCCGTGAACACCGTCGCGAAGATCATGTCGGAGTTCGGCCTGGTCGCGCGGAAGGTACGAAGACGGCGGGGGCTGACCCGGCCGGGGAAACGGCTGGCCGCCCCGGACTTCGTGCGCCGCGACTTCACCGCCGAGGCGCCCGACCTGGTCTGGTGCGGAGACATGACCGAGATCGACGCCGGCGAGGGCAAGCTCTATCTGGCCACGGTCATAGACCTGTTCTCCCGCCGCCTGCTCGGCTATGCGATGGGCGCCCGCCACGATGCCGACCTGGTCGTCGCTGCCCTCCACATGGCCGCCGCCACCCGCGGCGGGGACGTCCGCGGTGTGATCTTCCACAGCGATCGCGGAAGCGAGTACGGCTCGCGGAAGTTCCGCCGGGCCTGCCGGAAGCTGGGCGTCACCCAGTCCATGGGCCGGGTCGGATCATGTTTCGACAACGCCGTCAGCGAGGCGTTCAACAGCGTGCTGAAGGTCGAGTACGTCCATCGCCGGACCTTCGCCACCCGCACCGAGGCCCGGATCCGGATCGCGACCTGGATCACCGACTTCTACAACGCTCGACGACTACACAGCGTGTGCGGCTGGAAGAGCCCGATCGACTACGAACACGACTACTGGGCCGGCTTCACCGGGGAGCTGGCTGCATAG
- a CDS encoding SbcC/MukB-like Walker B domain-containing protein, with amino-acid sequence MRAAQASSGVGVQVHIGLRDDLDAATRTVYELSCQVSDAVRTETQKEQVGHALQSLLAAADGSTMTERLAAAVDIRDWVDVHYLVERPGPDGTPITRRWGSRTGLSGGERRLVVLAPMLAAIAANYDRFTDTGLRLVPLDEVPAEVDERGREGLARYLAALDLDILCTSYLWDGAPGAWDGIDAHDLEAGADGTVVAFPMLIRGLPPLPGDTSLTPPAGRPA; translated from the coding sequence ATGCGAGCAGCCCAGGCATCCTCCGGAGTCGGCGTCCAAGTCCACATCGGGCTGCGTGATGATCTCGACGCCGCCACCCGCACTGTCTATGAGCTCTCCTGCCAGGTGAGCGACGCCGTGCGCACCGAAACGCAAAAAGAACAAGTCGGGCACGCACTGCAGTCGCTGCTGGCCGCCGCCGACGGCTCCACCATGACCGAACGCCTTGCCGCAGCCGTCGACATCCGCGACTGGGTCGACGTCCACTACCTCGTCGAGCGCCCCGGACCCGACGGCACGCCCATCACCCGACGATGGGGATCACGAACCGGCCTGTCCGGCGGCGAGCGACGCCTGGTCGTACTGGCACCCATGCTTGCCGCCATCGCAGCCAACTACGATCGCTTCACCGACACCGGCCTGCGCCTCGTCCCCCTCGACGAAGTTCCCGCCGAAGTCGACGAGCGCGGCCGCGAAGGCCTGGCACGCTACCTCGCTGCACTCGACCTGGACATCCTGTGCACCTCCTATCTGTGGGACGGCGCACCCGGCGCATGGGACGGCATCGACGCCCACGACCTCGAAGCAGGCGCAGACGGAACCGTCGTCGCCTTCCCCATGCTGATCCGCGGTCTGCCACCACTCCCCGGCGACACCAGTCTCACACCCCCGGCAGGGAGGCCGGCATGA
- a CDS encoding reverse transcriptase domain-containing protein, producing the protein MHGEGRQRYRGDEDAARPKDALVNAGAPTGLPIGPRQRVSEMQAKLHRWAVADPGRRFDDLFNFVHDPATLIVAFDRVAGNRGANTPGVDGLTAAAVEERIGAPGFLDDLRIALKAGTFRPLPVRERAIPKPGGSGKVRKLGIPTIADRVVQAALKLVLEPIFEADFLPVSYGFRPGRRPHDAIAEIHMFGSRGYQWVLDADIEACFDRIDHTALMDRVRLRVKDKRVLALVKAFRKAGVLTEQSGLKESDTGTPQGGILSPLLANIALTVLDEQVMAPWRPDGSMGTTYRRHACPSPRSVKTVTAGEVGSHGGEATEVRSGVP; encoded by the coding sequence GTGCATGGGGAAGGGCGGCAGCGGTATCGAGGAGATGAGGATGCTGCAAGACCGAAAGACGCACTGGTGAACGCCGGTGCCCCGACTGGGCTGCCCATCGGGCCGCGTCAGCGGGTATCGGAGATGCAGGCCAAGCTTCACCGTTGGGCGGTGGCCGATCCTGGCCGCCGGTTCGACGACCTGTTCAACTTCGTGCACGACCCGGCGACGCTGATCGTGGCGTTCGACCGGGTCGCGGGCAACCGCGGTGCGAACACTCCCGGCGTGGACGGCCTGACGGCCGCCGCTGTCGAGGAGCGCATCGGGGCGCCCGGGTTCCTGGACGATCTGCGCATCGCGCTGAAGGCGGGGACGTTCCGTCCTTTGCCGGTGCGTGAGCGCGCGATTCCCAAGCCGGGCGGCTCGGGGAAGGTCCGCAAGTTGGGCATTCCCACGATCGCCGACCGGGTGGTCCAGGCGGCGCTGAAGCTCGTGCTGGAACCGATCTTCGAGGCCGACTTCTTGCCGGTCTCCTACGGCTTCCGGCCCGGGCGGCGGCCGCACGACGCGATCGCCGAGATCCACATGTTCGGCTCCCGGGGCTATCAATGGGTGCTGGACGCGGACATCGAGGCGTGCTTCGACCGGATCGATCACACGGCCCTGATGGACCGGGTGCGGCTCCGGGTGAAGGACAAGCGCGTGCTCGCGCTGGTGAAAGCCTTCCGGAAGGCCGGGGTGCTCACCGAGCAGTCCGGGCTGAAGGAGTCCGACACCGGCACCCCACAGGGCGGAATCCTCTCGCCCCTGCTGGCCAACATCGCCCTGACCGTGCTTGACGAGCAGGTGATGGCGCCGTGGCGGCCGGACGGGAGCATGGGCACCACCTACCGCCGTCACGCATGTCCCTCCCCTCGTAGCGTGAAGACCGTGACTGCAGGGGAAGTTGGGAGTCATGGCGGAGAAGCGACGGAAGTTCGATCCGGAGTTCCGTGA
- a CDS encoding group II intron maturase-specific domain-containing protein, with the protein MVRYADDFVVLVHGQKSDVEDLRDDVARMLAPLGLRLSPAKTRVVHMRDGFDFLGFHIQWRRKRGTDQWYVYTFIAEKPLKAVKAKIRAMTHRVSQADPRTILTRINQILRGWTNYFRYAVCKHTLSNLRHFVQWRIFRWLRKLHRLRWKQLRRHFVTPSGRWRPVGMGGIELFDPSSVTVTRYRYRGTIPTPWAKANHA; encoded by the coding sequence ATCGTCCGTTACGCGGACGACTTCGTCGTGCTCGTGCACGGCCAGAAATCCGACGTCGAGGATCTGCGCGATGACGTCGCCCGCATGCTCGCCCCGCTCGGTCTGCGCTTGTCGCCGGCCAAGACGCGGGTGGTGCACATGCGCGACGGATTCGACTTCCTGGGGTTCCACATCCAGTGGCGCCGCAAGCGAGGCACGGACCAGTGGTACGTCTACACCTTCATCGCCGAGAAGCCCCTCAAGGCAGTGAAGGCGAAGATACGTGCCATGACCCACAGGGTGTCGCAGGCCGACCCCAGGACCATCCTGACCAGGATCAATCAGATCCTGCGAGGATGGACGAACTACTTCCGCTACGCGGTGTGCAAGCACACCCTCAGCAACCTGAGGCACTTCGTCCAGTGGCGAATCTTCCGGTGGCTGAGAAAACTGCACCGTCTGCGCTGGAAGCAGCTCCGCCGCCACTTCGTCACCCCCTCCGGGAGATGGCGGCCGGTCGGCATGGGCGGGATCGAGTTGTTCGACCCCTCGTCGGTGACGGTCACCCGTTACCGCTACAGAGGCACGATCCCGACCCCCTGGGCGAAGGCGAACCACGCCTGA
- a CDS encoding ATP-binding protein, giving the protein MTTSLHPIDTEKRCRNFQLPTADRAPCHARQLVRHTLAEWLIPHDVLETAQLLVSELVTNAVTHAEGPVGLLLLRIRCAGRLVLRVEVTDTSTRLARRSNPTEQDEHGRGLELVQTLADRWGQDPLTHGKRIWCELLRHEEAVQARWDPDRGEDRRLAS; this is encoded by the coding sequence ATGACGACATCGCTCCACCCCATCGACACCGAAAAACGGTGCAGGAACTTCCAGTTGCCTACTGCAGATCGAGCCCCCTGCCACGCCCGGCAACTCGTGCGACACACACTCGCCGAATGGTTGATTCCCCATGATGTCCTGGAAACCGCACAACTGCTCGTCAGCGAACTGGTCACCAACGCTGTGACGCACGCGGAGGGTCCGGTCGGGCTCTTGCTCCTCCGCATCCGGTGCGCGGGGCGCCTAGTCCTGCGCGTCGAAGTCACCGACACCTCGACCAGGCTGGCCCGCCGAAGCAACCCGACGGAACAGGACGAGCACGGGAGAGGGCTGGAGCTCGTGCAAACACTGGCAGACCGATGGGGCCAGGACCCACTCACACATGGCAAACGCATCTGGTGCGAGCTCCTGCGACATGAGGAGGCCGTACAAGCGCGCTGGGATCCGGATCGAGGCGAAGACCGTCGACTGGCGTCCTAG
- a CDS encoding Mu transposase domain-containing protein, whose amino-acid sequence MDAHALRRQGWTISAIARHLGRDRKTIRAYLNGERTAGPRRQAPDAFVPFLPYCRQRLADDPHLWASTLFDEVVGLGYEGAYSTFTRALRRYRVRPHCEPCHASTGRNVAVIAHPPGEEIQFDWLELPDPPDGWGVGAHAHLLVGALAHSGRWRAVLAESEDFPHLVQALDDVVRKLGGTARRWRFDRMATVCYPSSGQVTAAFAAVAKYYGAGVDICPPRRGNRKGVVEKANHSAAQRWWRTVPDGLTVVQAQSGVDKLSLRMDDRRRRIDGAVTTVGELAAAEPLLDIPVRPFPAELEVERTVSPQSLVGFDGNFYSVPPGLPGVTVKVLHRLGEDDLRIVTAGRAVVACHRRAPRGAGQTIRDDGHVIALERAVLSSFSDRAPCKTKVRKPPSAAALAEAERLREGPAAGSSAERVVIDLTHYAAVADRLRSVPSSKQEESPE is encoded by the coding sequence GTGGATGCTCATGCACTGCGTCGGCAGGGTTGGACGATCTCAGCGATCGCCCGGCATCTGGGCCGGGACCGCAAGACGATCCGGGCCTATCTGAACGGTGAGCGGACCGCCGGCCCGCGGCGTCAGGCGCCTGACGCGTTCGTGCCGTTCCTTCCGTACTGCCGCCAGCGCCTCGCCGACGACCCGCACCTGTGGGCGTCCACCCTGTTCGACGAGGTGGTGGGGCTCGGCTACGAGGGTGCGTACTCGACGTTCACCCGCGCCCTTCGCCGCTATCGCGTCCGGCCGCACTGCGAGCCCTGTCATGCCTCCACCGGTCGCAACGTCGCGGTGATCGCGCATCCACCCGGCGAGGAGATCCAGTTCGACTGGCTGGAGCTGCCCGATCCGCCTGACGGATGGGGGGTGGGTGCGCACGCGCATCTACTCGTCGGAGCTCTCGCGCATTCGGGCCGGTGGAGGGCGGTGCTGGCGGAGTCGGAGGACTTCCCCCATCTGGTCCAGGCCCTGGACGATGTTGTGCGCAAGCTGGGCGGAACCGCCCGTCGGTGGCGCTTCGACCGGATGGCCACCGTCTGCTATCCCTCCAGCGGCCAGGTCACTGCGGCGTTCGCCGCCGTCGCCAAGTACTACGGGGCTGGGGTGGACATTTGCCCGCCCCGTCGCGGCAACCGCAAGGGAGTGGTGGAGAAGGCCAATCACTCGGCCGCGCAACGATGGTGGCGCACGGTTCCCGACGGGCTCACGGTCGTGCAGGCCCAGTCCGGTGTCGACAAGCTCTCGCTCCGGATGGATGACCGGCGCCGGCGGATCGACGGAGCGGTCACCACCGTCGGCGAGCTCGCCGCGGCCGAACCGTTGCTCGACATCCCGGTGCGGCCGTTCCCGGCCGAGCTGGAGGTCGAGCGGACCGTCAGCCCGCAGAGTCTGGTCGGCTTCGACGGTAACTTCTACTCCGTTCCGCCCGGCCTGCCCGGCGTCACGGTCAAAGTCCTGCACCGGCTCGGCGAGGACGACCTGCGGATCGTCACCGCAGGCCGGGCCGTCGTCGCCTGCCACCGCCGGGCCCCGCGAGGCGCCGGGCAGACCATTCGGGACGACGGACATGTCATCGCCCTGGAGAGGGCGGTGCTGTCCTCCTTCTCCGACCGGGCTCCCTGCAAGACCAAGGTCCGCAAACCGCCGTCAGCCGCAGCCCTGGCCGAAGCCGAGCGTCTGCGCGAAGGACCGGCCGCCGGCAGTTCAGCCGAACGGGTCGTGATCGACCTGACCCACTATGCCGCCGTGGCCGACCGGCTGCGGAGTGTCCCCTCATCGAAGCAGGAGGAGAGTCCGGAGTGA
- the istB gene encoding IS21-like element helper ATPase IstB: MSTSPMQVSEARRFQQLRGHLSYLKLNDAAEALNRVLDQARTERMSLTAALERLLEIEVEATEARKLAARERFACLPEPWTLADFDFAAQPGVDEKLIRDLATLRFLDDASNVLFVGPPGVGKTMLSVALGRAAVDAGHRVYFTTAAELAAKCHKAALEGRWKTCMRFFAGPKLLIIDELGYLPLPEDGASALFQVINQRYLKSSTILTTNVGIADWAGAFGDATVAAAMLDRLLHRAAVAGIDGPSYRLRGHQNQADAMRKGVNARVS, encoded by the coding sequence GTGAGTACGTCACCGATGCAGGTGAGCGAAGCCCGCCGCTTCCAGCAGCTCAGAGGCCACCTGTCCTACCTCAAACTCAACGACGCAGCTGAGGCGTTGAACCGGGTCCTGGACCAAGCCCGCACCGAGCGAATGTCACTGACCGCAGCCCTGGAACGGCTCCTGGAGATCGAGGTCGAGGCCACCGAAGCCCGCAAGCTCGCCGCCCGGGAACGGTTCGCCTGCCTGCCCGAGCCCTGGACCCTGGCCGACTTCGACTTCGCCGCCCAGCCCGGCGTCGACGAGAAGCTGATCCGCGACCTGGCCACCTTGCGCTTCCTCGACGACGCCTCCAACGTGCTGTTCGTCGGCCCTCCCGGAGTGGGCAAGACCATGCTGTCCGTCGCTCTCGGACGAGCAGCCGTCGACGCCGGTCACCGTGTCTACTTCACCACCGCCGCGGAACTCGCCGCCAAGTGCCACAAGGCCGCCCTCGAAGGCCGCTGGAAGACTTGCATGCGCTTCTTCGCAGGTCCGAAGCTTTTGATCATCGACGAGCTCGGGTATCTGCCGCTACCCGAGGACGGCGCCTCGGCCTTGTTCCAGGTGATCAACCAGAGGTATCTCAAGTCCAGCACGATCCTGACGACCAACGTCGGGATCGCCGACTGGGCCGGAGCCTTCGGCGACGCCACCGTCGCCGCCGCCATGCTCGACCGGCTCCTGCACCGGGCTGCCGTCGCCGGCATCGACGGACCCTCCTACCGGCTCCGCGGCCACCAGAACCAGGCCGACGCCATGCGCAAGGGAGTCAACGCACGTGTCTCCTGA
- a CDS encoding IS256 family transposase: MALSQSDLLRLLESLRSADGLELVRGVAERMLQELIEAEATARIGAEWNERTETRTALRNGHRDKTVSTQAGDLDLAIPKLRSGSFFPALLERRRRIDQALYAVIMEAYVHGVSTRSVDDLVKALGADTGISKSEVSRICQDLDGQLTAFRARTLDHVRFPYIYLDATYCKARVDHQIVSRAVVIATGITEDGGREVLGVMVGDSETEMFWTEFLRHLRERGLTGVRLVIGDHHLGLVKAIRKVMLGAAYQRCRVHFLRNVFSVIKKEAAEMVAATIRTIFAQPTADAVRTQLDTVADMLGKQFPKVREMLLDAKDDLTAFAAFPERHGKKIQSTNPLERINREVKRRTDVVQVFPNDDALLRLVTAVLFELHDEWIAFPRRYLPEGSMDQLYPAERSESAPALPDTTNTTAG; this comes from the coding sequence GTGGCCCTGTCCCAGTCTGACCTACTACGCCTGCTGGAGTCACTACGTTCGGCGGACGGGCTTGAACTCGTCCGCGGCGTGGCCGAGCGGATGCTCCAGGAGCTGATCGAGGCCGAGGCCACGGCCCGGATCGGCGCGGAGTGGAATGAGCGCACGGAGACGCGCACCGCGCTTCGCAACGGCCACCGCGACAAGACGGTCAGCACGCAGGCCGGCGACCTGGACCTTGCGATCCCCAAGCTCCGGTCGGGGAGCTTCTTCCCCGCGCTGCTGGAGCGACGCCGCCGCATCGACCAGGCCCTCTACGCGGTCATCATGGAGGCATACGTCCACGGCGTCTCCACGCGGTCGGTCGACGACCTGGTCAAGGCCCTCGGCGCGGACACCGGGATATCCAAGAGCGAGGTCTCACGGATCTGCCAGGACCTGGACGGCCAGCTGACCGCGTTCCGTGCCCGGACCCTGGACCACGTCCGCTTCCCGTACATCTACCTGGACGCCACCTACTGCAAGGCGAGGGTCGATCACCAGATCGTGTCGAGGGCAGTGGTGATCGCCACCGGGATCACCGAGGACGGCGGCCGCGAGGTGCTGGGCGTGATGGTAGGCGACAGCGAGACCGAGATGTTCTGGACCGAGTTCCTGCGTCACCTGCGCGAACGCGGTCTGACCGGGGTCCGGCTCGTGATCGGAGACCACCACTTGGGGCTGGTCAAGGCCATCCGCAAGGTCATGCTCGGAGCCGCCTACCAGCGCTGTCGCGTTCACTTCCTGCGCAACGTGTTCAGCGTGATCAAGAAGGAAGCGGCGGAGATGGTCGCCGCGACGATCCGCACGATCTTCGCCCAGCCCACAGCCGACGCGGTCCGCACCCAGCTCGACACCGTCGCCGACATGCTCGGCAAGCAGTTCCCGAAGGTCAGGGAGATGCTGCTGGACGCGAAGGACGATCTGACCGCCTTCGCCGCCTTCCCGGAGCGACATGGGAAGAAGATCCAGTCCACCAATCCACTGGAGCGGATCAACCGCGAGGTCAAGCGCCGCACCGACGTCGTCCAGGTCTTCCCCAACGATGACGCGCTCCTACGGCTGGTCACCGCCGTGCTCTTCGAACTGCACGACGAATGGATCGCCTTCCCCCGCCGCTACCTGCCCGAAGGAAGCATGGACCAGCTCTACCCCGCCGAGCGCTCCGAAAGCGCCCCCGCGCTACCCGACACCACCAACACGACCGCCGGATGA
- a CDS encoding DUF2399 domain-containing protein: MTCHLCSGACSGADLTALLTPELTWLWEALAAAADRRGDEALTDGPAVTVTIPASPAQRAAAAGLIGGRALAPGQRRRLDLNELTTALTIRGPALTPGAVAAHACGRRLAERARARAEHMASADRLRVQIEARAVDLPEHVRELVEPTTAFTRLHSLGWVARILNAPDPAALLDQAMEVVGRLPRPGHRIDRRTLVPGDPHALDGGPLPALVLALTKSSGNTPRSAWARLGVDCDDLLGGLIITGVTPSGWGVPPSATFTLPPRELADIAWEPPPAADTWVFVTENPSVLSAARSQALLDDTAATPRVICTAGTPSQVECAAIGALSDAGWRVAIRADFDPAGLAHMRALLAASPGAVPWRMNAADYESAAQHGTIDLRLQESDAPWDPHLVPTMKEHSAHVYEEDLLPMLLTDIAVGAPNTSAGLHPAAGMLLCTARRERNDGR, from the coding sequence ATGACCTGCCACCTGTGCTCCGGAGCATGCTCCGGAGCCGACCTGACCGCATTGCTCACCCCTGAGCTCACCTGGCTGTGGGAAGCACTTGCAGCAGCAGCTGACCGACGCGGAGACGAAGCCCTCACAGACGGGCCCGCGGTCACCGTGACCATCCCCGCTTCACCGGCGCAGCGCGCCGCAGCAGCAGGCCTGATCGGCGGACGAGCACTGGCGCCAGGCCAGCGTCGCCGCCTCGATCTGAACGAACTCACAACCGCATTGACCATCCGGGGGCCGGCGCTCACCCCTGGCGCCGTTGCTGCGCATGCCTGCGGCCGACGCCTTGCGGAAAGAGCCCGTGCCCGCGCCGAACATATGGCCTCTGCCGACCGTCTCCGTGTCCAAATTGAGGCGCGCGCAGTCGACTTGCCCGAGCATGTACGCGAACTTGTGGAGCCCACGACCGCTTTCACCCGGCTGCACAGTCTCGGATGGGTCGCCCGTATCCTCAACGCGCCCGATCCCGCTGCACTACTGGATCAGGCGATGGAGGTAGTCGGACGCCTGCCGCGGCCCGGTCACCGCATCGACCGCCGCACACTCGTCCCCGGAGACCCTCACGCACTCGACGGCGGACCTCTGCCCGCACTCGTGCTCGCACTCACCAAAAGCTCTGGCAACACGCCTCGCTCGGCCTGGGCGCGCCTCGGGGTGGACTGCGACGACCTGCTCGGCGGACTCATCATCACCGGAGTCACCCCCAGCGGCTGGGGGGTCCCTCCCAGCGCCACGTTCACCCTCCCACCGAGAGAACTGGCCGACATCGCATGGGAGCCTCCTCCAGCAGCAGACACGTGGGTCTTCGTCACAGAAAACCCATCAGTCCTATCCGCGGCACGCAGCCAAGCCCTCCTGGACGACACAGCTGCGACGCCACGAGTGATATGCACCGCCGGTACGCCCTCCCAGGTCGAATGCGCAGCAATCGGCGCACTGTCCGACGCCGGCTGGCGCGTAGCCATCCGCGCGGACTTCGACCCAGCCGGTCTGGCGCACATGCGCGCCCTCCTCGCTGCTTCCCCAGGGGCAGTCCCGTGGCGGATGAACGCAGCCGACTACGAGTCCGCCGCCCAGCACGGCACCATCGATCTGCGCCTGCAGGAATCGGACGCCCCTTGGGACCCTCACCTGGTGCCGACGATGAAGGAACACTCCGCACACGTGTATGAGGAGGATCTCCTCCCAATGCTGCTCACTGACATCGCGGTTGGTGCGCCAAACACATCCGCAGGTCTGCATCCAGCGGCGGGCATGCTTCTCTGCACGGCTCGGCGGGAGCGGAACGACGGCCGGTAA